The following are encoded together in the Pedobacter steynii genome:
- a CDS encoding arylsulfatase encodes MNKRSIIAWLLLGSGLSYSEGYSQNIIQQQQAFQGVIGKTLADSKESWTKPVKAPAGAPNVIWILLDDVGFGATSTLGGVIRTPTFDSLANQGLTYTNFHTTAICAPTRSALLTGRNSHSVHMGGFAHVSLSAGFPGYDGRIPSDKGTVAEILRESGYNTFAVGKYGLTPDEDATDAGPFDRWPSGKGFDHFFGFLGSATDQYKPDLVEDNAHVQPDGRHLNEQITDKAISFIERQQKANSGKPFFLYYAPGATHSPHQVATEWSDLYKGKFDKGWDVFREEVFKRQKQRGIIPANAVLPERNSNIKAWNKLPEDERKLYSRFMEIYAGYLSYTDHEVGRVINYLKSTKQLENTLVFVIIGDNGASKEGTFSGTIDLPRGAVNKLSQQEIIQHNLQASGEIGTPKSIQGNYPLGWAQALNTPFKQWKQDANSEGGTRNPLIVYYPKGIKDKGTIRTQYSHVIDLLPTTLEYTGIKAPEYIRGIKQDSIQGTSLVYSFDDAKAASQHRIQHYYIFGARSIYKDGWKAALSYHPDLLDLSNDKEGLPKNYVQNVWELYNLNEDFNERTDLAKKNPAKLEELKALFEVQAKKFNLYPYITWDDVYNTRIHKNY; translated from the coding sequence ATGAACAAAAGATCAATTATAGCCTGGCTGCTTCTGGGCAGCGGGCTCAGTTACTCAGAAGGGTACTCACAAAACATCATACAACAGCAACAGGCATTTCAGGGAGTGATCGGTAAAACGCTGGCCGATTCCAAAGAATCCTGGACGAAGCCGGTTAAGGCTCCTGCCGGAGCACCCAATGTTATTTGGATTCTGCTGGATGACGTAGGATTCGGGGCCACGAGCACCTTAGGAGGAGTGATCCGTACGCCTACATTTGATAGCCTGGCCAATCAGGGCCTTACTTATACTAATTTTCACACTACCGCAATCTGTGCGCCTACCAGATCCGCATTGCTGACCGGAAGGAATAGTCATTCGGTACACATGGGCGGATTTGCGCATGTCAGCTTATCTGCCGGTTTCCCCGGTTACGATGGCCGCATTCCTTCAGATAAAGGAACCGTAGCAGAAATACTCCGGGAAAGCGGATACAATACTTTTGCCGTAGGGAAATATGGATTGACACCAGATGAAGATGCTACGGATGCCGGTCCATTTGACCGCTGGCCATCAGGGAAGGGCTTTGATCATTTCTTTGGTTTTCTGGGTTCGGCAACGGATCAGTATAAACCTGATCTGGTGGAAGACAATGCCCATGTTCAGCCTGATGGCAGACACCTGAACGAGCAGATTACGGATAAGGCCATCAGCTTTATTGAAAGACAACAAAAGGCAAATTCAGGAAAACCTTTCTTTTTATACTATGCGCCAGGGGCGACACATTCCCCGCATCAGGTGGCTACCGAATGGAGTGACCTTTATAAAGGGAAATTTGATAAAGGCTGGGATGTTTTCAGAGAAGAAGTATTCAAAAGACAAAAGCAACGTGGAATCATTCCTGCCAATGCCGTATTGCCGGAACGTAATTCAAACATCAAAGCCTGGAATAAACTTCCGGAGGATGAGCGGAAGCTATATAGCCGTTTTATGGAGATTTATGCCGGTTATCTGAGTTATACTGATCATGAAGTCGGCCGGGTAATCAATTACCTGAAATCAACAAAACAACTGGAAAATACCCTGGTCTTTGTGATTATAGGAGATAATGGGGCCAGTAAGGAGGGAACCTTTAGCGGGACAATAGACCTGCCAAGAGGGGCAGTAAATAAGCTGAGTCAGCAGGAAATTATACAGCATAACCTGCAGGCTTCAGGAGAAATCGGTACTCCAAAATCTATTCAGGGAAATTACCCGTTAGGATGGGCACAAGCCTTGAATACGCCTTTTAAACAATGGAAGCAGGATGCAAATTCGGAAGGAGGAACAAGAAACCCACTGATTGTTTATTATCCTAAAGGAATAAAAGATAAGGGAACGATCAGGACTCAATATAGTCATGTGATCGATTTACTACCGACTACATTGGAGTATACGGGAATTAAAGCACCGGAATACATCAGGGGGATTAAGCAGGATTCCATTCAGGGCACCTCTCTGGTTTATTCTTTTGATGATGCAAAAGCAGCTTCTCAACATCGCATTCAGCACTATTATATTTTCGGGGCAAGATCCATCTATAAAGATGGCTGGAAGGCGGCACTTTCCTATCATCCTGATTTGCTGGATTTATCAAATGATAAAGAAGGACTTCCAAAGAACTATGTTCAGAACGTATGGGAATTGTATAACCTGAATGAAGATTTCAATGAGCGGACCGACCTGGCGAAGAAGAATCCGGCAAAGCTGGAAGAGCTGAAAGCACTGTTTGAAGTTCAGGCAAAGAAATTTAACCTCTATCCGTACATCACCTGGGACGATGTATACAATACCAGGATCCACAAGAACTACTAA
- a CDS encoding thioredoxin domain-containing protein yields MKQLKQLLFLLLIPLGGIVNAQSPAAVKESSGSLASVATKAKARDAQILDARTSEEFAQNHLAGAINIDPASLTLEKDIARLSKDKPTFVYSIANGRSVALAKKLSEQGFREVIVLPGGIANWIGSGYPIVNNAKKGVSLSPAQFETLTASSDFVLVDFGSKYCGACKKLIPVLDTLEKKSGFAAKIVRIEAYDQTELLKALKINQLPTLVLYHGKKQVWKKAGQSTAAEIEAVVAQHQTELAKGN; encoded by the coding sequence ATGAAACAGTTAAAACAGCTTTTATTCCTCCTTTTGATTCCTCTGGGAGGAATCGTTAACGCACAATCTCCTGCAGCCGTCAAAGAATCATCAGGTTCACTGGCCTCAGTGGCAACTAAGGCAAAAGCAAGGGACGCACAGATTCTGGATGCAAGAACCAGCGAAGAGTTTGCACAGAACCACCTGGCAGGTGCGATCAATATTGACCCTGCATCTTTAACACTTGAAAAAGACATCGCCCGCTTATCTAAAGATAAACCCACTTTTGTGTATTCCATCGCGAATGGCCGGAGTGTGGCATTGGCAAAAAAACTTTCTGAACAAGGTTTCAGAGAAGTTATTGTCCTTCCGGGAGGTATTGCCAACTGGATTGGATCAGGATATCCGATTGTAAATAATGCGAAGAAAGGCGTTTCTCTTTCGCCGGCTCAATTTGAGACTTTGACGGCATCCTCAGATTTTGTTCTGGTAGACTTCGGCTCCAAATATTGCGGAGCCTGTAAAAAACTGATTCCTGTTCTGGATACTTTGGAAAAGAAAAGCGGATTTGCAGCGAAAATTGTGCGGATCGAGGCTTATGACCAGACGGAGCTGCTGAAAGCGCTTAAAATCAATCAGCTTCCAACACTGGTGCTTTATCATGGTAAAAAACAAGTCTGGAAGAAAGCAGGGCAATCGACTGCTGCGGAGATTGAAGCTGTTGTTGCACAACATCAGACAGAATTGGCAAAAGGAAATTAA
- a CDS encoding RagB/SusD family nutrient uptake outer membrane protein: protein MNILKYFSLIFLIAGLSSCAKLKEDPGTFITAEEYYKTKADAINAVNAAYFLLNSGGPSVQTPYNTLFATGMDFMSDDIDPGPGATNADVRSQAVLNHSSTGLRVLQLWQQHYAGIKKANIAIDKVPEIADPALTPALKTRLVGEAKLLRALYYFNLVRLFGGVPLILHDQPGVTISDFQIARNSVAEVYAQVEQDFIAAAAVLPDVYTGADIGRATAGAAKSLLSKVYLTQEKWTEAAAKAEEVTGPFPYGPGSSPYRYDLFADYAQVFLPAYKNGKEHIFSAQFKSNSLSQGNNQAPRGARSGVPGMQGSYTDQVRFYTEGTDKFFSIYKLYEAHDQRKKRGSFVTRFLGSDGKWYGDLNDKSIPGDSIPYLNKYWDPDQSANLSESAANVPIIRYSEVLLILAEAENEAKGPTAKAYAAYNRLRERAGLTPVSGLNKNQFREALYLDRRLELVWENQRWFDLIREKDASGKIILEDALRKVGKVNVSVPKHLLFPIPQQEIDLNRKLIQNPGW, encoded by the coding sequence ATGAATATCCTCAAATATTTTTCATTAATCTTCCTTATTGCCGGGTTAAGCTCCTGCGCTAAACTTAAGGAAGATCCAGGTACTTTTATTACAGCGGAAGAGTATTATAAAACAAAAGCAGATGCCATAAATGCGGTTAATGCAGCATATTTCCTTTTAAACTCAGGTGGGCCTTCTGTTCAGACCCCATACAATACCTTATTCGCTACGGGTATGGACTTCATGTCGGACGACATTGATCCGGGACCTGGGGCAACAAATGCGGATGTACGTTCGCAGGCAGTGCTCAATCATTCTTCCACCGGATTGAGGGTACTTCAGTTGTGGCAACAACACTATGCCGGGATTAAAAAGGCAAATATTGCAATAGACAAGGTGCCGGAAATTGCAGATCCGGCTTTAACTCCCGCACTGAAAACCAGATTGGTAGGGGAGGCGAAACTCTTAAGGGCCCTATATTATTTCAATCTGGTCCGTTTATTTGGCGGAGTGCCGCTGATTCTTCATGATCAGCCCGGAGTAACCATCTCTGACTTTCAGATTGCCCGTAATTCCGTGGCTGAGGTATATGCTCAGGTGGAGCAGGATTTTATAGCGGCTGCGGCGGTATTGCCGGATGTTTATACCGGCGCGGATATTGGAAGAGCTACTGCCGGCGCGGCAAAATCCCTGTTGTCAAAGGTATATCTGACCCAGGAAAAATGGACTGAAGCGGCGGCAAAGGCAGAGGAAGTAACCGGGCCTTTTCCATATGGACCAGGATCGAGTCCTTACCGGTACGATCTTTTTGCCGATTATGCACAGGTATTTCTTCCGGCGTATAAAAATGGAAAGGAACATATTTTTTCAGCCCAGTTTAAGTCCAATTCTTTAAGCCAGGGTAACAACCAGGCGCCAAGAGGTGCCCGTTCAGGGGTACCGGGGATGCAAGGCTCCTATACGGATCAGGTCAGGTTTTATACAGAAGGAACGGATAAATTTTTCAGCATCTATAAACTATATGAAGCCCATGATCAAAGAAAGAAAAGGGGGAGTTTTGTAACCCGCTTTCTGGGTTCTGATGGAAAATGGTATGGTGACCTGAATGATAAGTCTATTCCCGGAGATTCTATTCCCTATCTCAATAAGTACTGGGATCCCGATCAGTCGGCAAATTTAAGTGAATCTGCAGCCAATGTTCCTATCATCAGGTATTCTGAAGTATTGCTGATACTCGCCGAAGCAGAAAATGAAGCCAAGGGGCCTACAGCTAAAGCCTATGCTGCTTATAACCGGCTGAGGGAACGTGCAGGTTTAACGCCGGTTTCGGGATTGAATAAAAATCAGTTCAGGGAGGCCCTATACCTTGACCGCCGGTTGGAGCTGGTATGGGAAAATCAACGTTGGTTTGACCTGATCAGAGAGAAAGATGCCTCAGGAAAAATTATCCTCGAAGATGCCCTCAGGAAAGTTGGAAAAGTCAATGTGTCTGTTCCTAAACACCTGCTTTTCCCGATTCCCCAGCAGGAAATCGATTTGAACCGCAAACTCATTCAAAACCCGGGATGGTAA
- a CDS encoding sterol desaturase family protein, translating into MIKIIQQVIDNLNGYGLSVLVLVLGILEFSFGLYKKRWNKNEKLVDIACFVLPKLVIRPAIAFFGLKFLPAVIPALRNEFDWVSFGWGLLIIAIADDLTQYWYHRLHHEIPWLWRFHRTHHSASYMGMAMASRQNALYTLFFSQTYVTTILVYLGLGAPRILVGAIKSTITTLAHSSIPWDKPFYKYKVLHPIAWVLERLISTPATHHAHHAATTDDGVGYYKGNFGNMFFLWDVIFGTAHISRQYPSAYGISHYEGDPWYAQLLWPIFKSHVPGSELAADGPIVKQDIPIEERDLLTLRTVHQHQGEQELALKQVPAAAG; encoded by the coding sequence ATGATTAAAATTATCCAACAAGTCATAGATAACCTGAATGGTTACGGACTCAGTGTATTGGTTCTCGTTTTAGGGATCCTTGAATTCTCCTTCGGCTTATATAAAAAACGCTGGAATAAAAATGAAAAATTAGTAGACATTGCCTGCTTTGTATTGCCAAAATTGGTGATCAGACCCGCTATCGCTTTCTTTGGACTGAAATTCTTACCAGCAGTGATTCCTGCGTTGAGAAATGAGTTCGACTGGGTTTCGTTCGGATGGGGATTGCTGATTATCGCGATTGCAGATGACCTGACTCAATACTGGTATCACCGTCTGCACCATGAAATTCCATGGTTATGGCGTTTTCACCGCACACACCACTCTGCTTCTTATATGGGAATGGCAATGGCCAGTCGCCAGAACGCATTGTATACACTTTTCTTTTCTCAAACTTACGTGACTACCATCCTGGTTTATCTCGGTCTTGGTGCACCAAGAATCCTGGTGGGCGCGATTAAAAGTACCATCACTACCCTGGCCCATTCCAGTATTCCATGGGACAAGCCTTTTTATAAATATAAAGTGCTGCATCCGATAGCCTGGGTGCTCGAGCGCCTGATCTCTACGCCTGCAACGCACCATGCACATCATGCCGCAACAACTGATGATGGCGTAGGGTATTACAAAGGCAATTTCGGAAACATGTTTTTCCTCTGGGATGTCATTTTTGGAACGGCACATATTTCCAGACAATATCCTTCAGCCTATGGCATTTCTCATTATGAAGGAGATCCATGGTATGCCCAATTGTTATGGCCGATTTTTAAATCACATGTACCGGGAAGCGAACTGGCAGCAGACGGGCCCATCGTAAAACAGGATATTCCGATTGAAGAAAGAGATTTATTAACCCTTAGAACGGTTCACCAACATCAGGGAGAACAGGAACTGGCGCTGAAACAAGTGCCCGCTGCGGCAGGTTAA
- a CDS encoding SusC/RagA family TonB-linked outer membrane protein → MYYLAKERERYALSLTYPADRKTTASRKINASFIIKSKVGFSAFLTACLVILLLFPFGINAQENQPIINSTLVGQVLDAKTKEVLPGVLIQIKGTTHKVATDDKGRFNFRTGQKFPYTLIISYIGYEKIELNVTGSPVEVLLKEISNNLNDVVVVGYGTQRRKDVTGSVSSLKLEEVKGQVVSSAERLLQGSIPGVQVTQSTGQPGGGVSVQVRGSASLTAGSQPLYVIDGFPFYNDEKLADAGVSNGPKINLLSAINPGDIESIDVLKDASSTAIYGSRGANGVIIINTKKGTAGKSSITFDSYYGSQKVVKTLPLLNAAEWGALRNDALNNAGKAPYYTQEQLDALGTGTDWQAAAFRSAPVQSHNISVLTGSEKTKFALSGNYFKQEGVLQNTDFNRYSGRLNVEHQYNERLKIVAYIAGSNSKAQIAPQSVVPNLLLMSPAVPLYNADGTFYLKSPYEGAYGNPINTLYNQLNETRTNLVLGNASADYRIIEGLQAKVSAGILIVDNKQNRYLPSSVYEGSGTSGLGQVGSLFTTRWLNENTLSYTKKVNEIHNFNALIGFTQEAAVTKGAIAAAAGFASDETSFNNLSSGIISQTPSSSAYDTALNSFLARVNYGYGNKYLLTLTLRADGSSRFSKGHQWGTFPSAAIAWNLSEENFLKGHPSISNLKLRFSAGLTGNQEIPAYQSFAREVFYRYNFNGNNVSGFAPGTNANPDLTWEKTAQYNLGIDLSLFNSRINLVSDVYYKKTTDLLYNITVPSTSGLLDFSTLQSQIYQNIGAVENKGFELGINTKNLVGDFKWGTNVIFAVNRNKVLSLDGVNQIIPDSSLPSIAAVGYPIGSFIVYKTNGLISAGTPPGKALTPSSNKAAGGQQYVDKNGDGVITQAGDRFIISNQPLFTGGLTNNFSFRGFDLSVFLQTSYGNKLYNQNRGTLELGTGYTNAPRTLLNRYSETNTNTDVHSAYTDPAVTIADRFIENASYLRLKNLSIGYTLPQKVLNKARLKNLRFYISAQNLWTWTNYTGYDPEANFNGQSAINSGVDNGVYPNSKTFTGGASLSF, encoded by the coding sequence ATGTACTATCTTGCTAAAGAGAGGGAGCGTTATGCCCTGTCTTTAACCTATCCGGCGGACCGGAAAACTACCGCTTCCCGGAAAATCAATGCTTCATTTATAATAAAGTCAAAAGTGGGTTTTTCTGCTTTTCTGACCGCCTGCCTGGTCATCCTGTTGCTGTTTCCTTTTGGGATCAACGCACAGGAGAATCAGCCCATCATTAATTCTACACTTGTCGGCCAGGTACTGGATGCAAAAACCAAAGAGGTGCTGCCCGGAGTATTGATCCAGATTAAAGGAACGACCCATAAAGTCGCCACAGATGATAAAGGCCGGTTCAATTTCAGGACAGGTCAGAAGTTCCCATACACCCTGATCATCAGTTATATCGGTTATGAAAAGATTGAGCTGAACGTAACCGGAAGTCCCGTGGAAGTCCTGTTAAAAGAGATCAGCAATAACCTCAATGATGTGGTTGTGGTTGGTTACGGAACACAACGCAGAAAAGATGTAACGGGATCCGTATCCTCTCTGAAACTGGAGGAAGTAAAAGGGCAGGTAGTCAGTTCTGCTGAACGCCTGCTGCAGGGATCTATTCCCGGGGTGCAGGTGACACAATCTACCGGACAGCCAGGGGGAGGAGTAAGTGTGCAGGTCCGGGGCTCGGCCTCTCTGACTGCGGGTTCACAACCCTTGTATGTGATTGACGGATTTCCTTTTTATAACGATGAAAAGCTCGCAGATGCAGGGGTAAGTAATGGCCCGAAAATTAACCTGCTTTCGGCCATAAACCCAGGAGATATCGAATCCATTGATGTCCTGAAAGACGCTTCTTCTACTGCAATATACGGTTCAAGAGGAGCCAATGGGGTCATCATCATCAATACAAAAAAAGGAACTGCAGGAAAATCTTCGATTACTTTTGACAGTTATTACGGTTCTCAGAAAGTAGTGAAGACACTTCCTTTGCTCAATGCTGCCGAATGGGGGGCATTGAGAAATGACGCTTTGAACAATGCAGGAAAAGCACCTTATTATACACAGGAACAGCTGGATGCATTGGGAACAGGGACGGACTGGCAGGCTGCTGCTTTTCGTAGCGCTCCGGTTCAAAGCCACAACATTTCGGTATTAACCGGTTCTGAAAAAACAAAGTTTGCCCTTTCAGGAAATTACTTCAAACAGGAGGGGGTATTACAAAATACAGATTTCAACCGTTATTCAGGCCGTTTGAATGTAGAACATCAATACAATGAACGCCTGAAAATTGTCGCCTATATTGCCGGGAGCAATTCCAAAGCACAAATCGCCCCTCAGTCGGTGGTGCCGAATTTATTGCTGATGTCGCCGGCTGTTCCCCTATATAATGCTGATGGTACTTTTTACCTGAAAAGCCCCTATGAAGGGGCTTATGGAAATCCAATAAATACCTTGTATAATCAATTGAACGAAACCCGTACCAATCTGGTCCTGGGAAACGCTTCTGCAGATTACCGGATTATTGAAGGCCTGCAAGCAAAGGTTTCTGCCGGTATCCTGATCGTCGACAATAAGCAGAACAGATACTTACCTTCCAGCGTATATGAAGGCAGCGGCACATCTGGTCTTGGACAGGTAGGGAGTTTATTTACTACCAGATGGCTCAATGAAAATACGCTGAGCTATACGAAGAAGGTCAATGAAATTCATAATTTCAATGCTTTAATTGGCTTTACGCAGGAAGCTGCGGTAACCAAAGGTGCCATTGCTGCCGCGGCTGGCTTTGCTTCGGATGAAACGAGTTTTAACAACCTTTCCTCGGGGATTATTTCTCAAACCCCCTCTTCATCGGCTTATGATACCGCTTTAAATTCATTTCTGGCAAGGGTAAACTACGGCTATGGTAATAAATACCTTTTAACCTTAACCCTTCGTGCAGATGGCTCTTCCCGTTTTTCAAAGGGGCATCAATGGGGAACCTTTCCCTCCGCTGCGATTGCCTGGAATTTGAGTGAAGAAAACTTTCTGAAAGGTCATCCCTCCATTTCTAATTTGAAACTTCGTTTTAGCGCCGGACTAACCGGAAATCAGGAAATCCCGGCTTATCAGTCTTTTGCAAGGGAAGTTTTTTATCGTTATAACTTTAATGGCAACAATGTCTCCGGTTTTGCTCCGGGAACCAATGCCAATCCGGACCTGACCTGGGAAAAAACAGCACAGTATAACCTGGGGATTGATCTGTCTTTGTTCAATAGCCGAATTAATCTGGTTTCAGATGTTTACTATAAGAAAACAACAGATCTGTTGTATAACATCACGGTACCTTCAACAAGTGGCTTGTTAGATTTCTCCACACTTCAAAGTCAGATTTACCAGAATATCGGAGCAGTAGAGAATAAGGGATTTGAGCTGGGAATAAATACTAAAAACCTGGTCGGAGATTTCAAATGGGGAACGAATGTGATTTTTGCTGTCAACAGGAATAAAGTGTTGAGCCTGGATGGGGTAAATCAGATTATTCCTGACAGTTCCCTGCCTTCCATTGCAGCGGTAGGGTATCCGATTGGTTCCTTTATCGTGTATAAAACAAATGGATTGATTTCCGCAGGAACTCCTCCGGGTAAGGCCCTGACACCTTCTTCCAATAAAGCTGCGGGTGGACAACAATATGTAGATAAAAACGGGGATGGGGTCATTACCCAGGCCGGCGACAGGTTCATTATTTCCAATCAGCCTTTATTTACCGGTGGGTTGACCAATAATTTCAGTTTCCGTGGGTTTGACCTTTCCGTCTTTCTCCAAACTTCCTATGGAAATAAGTTATACAATCAGAACCGCGGTACTTTAGAATTAGGAACTGGTTATACGAATGCCCCACGTACCTTATTGAACCGCTATTCCGAAACAAACACCAATACCGATGTGCATAGTGCCTATACCGATCCGGCAGTAACCATTGCAGACCGATTCATTGAAAATGCTTCTTACCTGCGTTTGAAGAATCTTTCTATAGGATATACCTTACCTCAGAAGGTGCTGAACAAGGCGAGGCTGAAGAACCTCAGGTTTTATATTTCCGCACAAAACCTCTGGACCTGGACCAATTATACAGGTTATGATCCTGAAGCAAACTTTAACGGACAGTCGGCCATCAATTCGGGCGTGGACAATGGAGTTTATCCCAATAGTAAAACCTTTACGGGAGGCGCATCCCTTTCCTTTTAA
- a CDS encoding arylsulfatase translates to MSQRINLLTALFFGLNISQGLAQPGNSVPGQRAAGKLRSRPNVLIILADDLGFSDIGAFGSEIHTPSLNKLAKEGVILNQFYNAGRCCPSRASLLTGLYPHQAGIGDMVQDKGTEAYQGYLSKHSATIAELLKPQGYQTIVSGKWHVGLVPSAFAVNRGFDKSFTLQNNGSSYFNSQPLYNDGRTVSFQLNGQELKRQDTSLYLTQAITNFALKSLDEIKDQPNPFFLYVAYNAPHWPIQALPEDIAKYKGRYLSGWDVLRKERYEKLLASGILKKEWTLSPRFENAKEWKSLSADEKELWDTRMAIYAAMVDRMDAGIGQILNKLREIKRDKNTLIIFLSDNGGSADEVKNWNYVIQKNGTPGSVNSIDSYEAPWGNVSNTPFRLFKKNTHEGGIASPFIAWYPGLIPSGSLNGQPAHLIDILPSILELTGTRYPSRFKGNTLTPLPGRSLLRGLKGKKESAGRPLFWEHEGSRAIREEDWKLVAELNSPWELYHLKSDRTETHDLAGKYPEKVRQLEKKYLEWAAAVGVQDWNTIK, encoded by the coding sequence ATGAGTCAGCGAATTAACCTTTTAACCGCCTTATTCTTTGGACTGAATATTAGCCAGGGACTTGCTCAACCGGGAAACTCAGTACCGGGACAACGGGCCGCTGGAAAATTGCGGTCCAGGCCAAATGTCCTGATCATTCTTGCTGATGATCTTGGCTTCTCGGATATTGGTGCATTTGGTTCAGAGATCCATACTCCTTCTTTAAACAAGCTGGCCAAAGAAGGAGTGATCTTAAACCAGTTTTATAATGCAGGAAGGTGCTGCCCTTCCCGGGCTTCGCTGTTAACAGGCTTATATCCGCATCAGGCGGGAATAGGAGATATGGTTCAGGACAAAGGAACCGAAGCTTATCAGGGGTATCTGAGTAAACATAGCGCGACAATTGCAGAGTTGTTAAAACCACAGGGTTACCAGACCATCGTTTCCGGAAAATGGCATGTGGGTTTGGTTCCTTCAGCCTTTGCAGTGAACAGGGGATTTGACAAATCCTTTACCCTGCAAAACAATGGCAGCAGCTATTTTAATTCGCAGCCCCTGTACAACGATGGAAGAACGGTTAGTTTTCAATTGAACGGACAGGAGCTGAAACGCCAGGATACTTCCCTTTATTTAACACAGGCGATCACTAATTTTGCCCTGAAATCACTGGATGAAATCAAGGATCAGCCCAATCCGTTTTTTCTATATGTAGCCTATAATGCTCCTCACTGGCCGATTCAGGCCTTGCCGGAAGATATAGCGAAATATAAAGGCCGTTATTTATCAGGCTGGGATGTGTTGAGGAAGGAACGTTATGAAAAACTTCTGGCTTCGGGTATCCTGAAAAAGGAATGGACATTATCACCACGCTTTGAAAATGCGAAAGAATGGAAATCCCTGTCGGCGGATGAAAAGGAGCTATGGGATACACGCATGGCGATTTATGCCGCTATGGTTGACCGTATGGATGCGGGAATAGGACAGATCCTGAATAAGCTCAGGGAGATCAAAAGAGATAAAAATACCCTGATCATCTTTCTTTCCGATAATGGGGGCAGTGCCGATGAAGTGAAAAACTGGAACTACGTCATTCAGAAAAATGGAACTCCGGGTAGCGTAAATTCGATAGACAGCTATGAGGCTCCCTGGGGAAATGTAAGTAATACCCCCTTCCGCCTTTTTAAGAAAAATACACATGAAGGAGGCATTGCCTCTCCCTTTATCGCCTGGTATCCTGGTTTAATTCCTTCGGGATCTTTAAACGGACAACCCGCTCACCTCATCGATATTTTACCCAGTATTCTGGAACTGACCGGAACAAGATATCCTTCACGGTTTAAAGGCAATACTTTAACCCCATTGCCGGGACGCAGCCTTCTGAGGGGTTTAAAGGGTAAAAAGGAAAGCGCTGGCAGGCCCCTTTTCTGGGAGCATGAAGGAAGCCGGGCGATCCGGGAAGAGGATTGGAAACTCGTTGCCGAACTTAATTCGCCATGGGAATTGTATCACCTGAAATCAGACCGTACAGAAACGCATGATCTTGCAGGGAAATATCCGGAGAAGGTTAGGCAGCTGGAAAAAAAATACCTGGAATGGGCCGCAGCAGTTGGGGTTCAGGACTGGAATACCATCAAATGA
- a CDS encoding sugar O-acetyltransferase, with amino-acid sequence MRTEKEKMIAGEPYLAGDETLVKERLYCKQLLYELNIKEYILNEKGKAILAKLIPNAPKSLYIEPPFFCDYGYNIFCGENVYFNVNCVVLDGMPVKIGSSVFFAPGVQLYTASHPLDPELRKSVEFSKPIIIGDDCWIGGGTIVCPGVTIGSRCVIGAGSVVTKDIPDDSLAVGNPAKVIRKIIPENK; translated from the coding sequence ATGAGAACAGAGAAAGAGAAAATGATTGCAGGTGAACCTTACCTCGCCGGAGATGAAACCCTTGTAAAAGAGCGCCTGTATTGTAAGCAGCTCTTATATGAACTGAATATCAAAGAATATATTCTGAATGAAAAAGGGAAAGCCATTTTAGCTAAGCTGATTCCTAATGCGCCTAAAAGCTTATATATAGAGCCCCCGTTTTTTTGTGATTACGGATACAATATCTTTTGCGGGGAGAATGTATATTTTAATGTCAACTGTGTGGTATTGGATGGCATGCCGGTTAAGATTGGCAGCAGTGTGTTTTTCGCCCCGGGCGTACAGCTCTATACCGCTTCGCACCCATTGGATCCGGAACTAAGAAAAAGTGTAGAATTTTCTAAGCCGATTATCATCGGTGACGACTGCTGGATAGGCGGCGGAACAATTGTTTGTCCCGGGGTAACCATCGGAAGCAGGTGTGTGATCGGAGCAGGTTCTGTAGTTACGAAAGATATTCCTGACGATTCCCTTGCTGTGGGCAATCCGGCAAAAGTCATCAGAAAAATCATTCCCGAAAATAAATAA